The segment GACGTCCCGCAGAATGAGGATTTAGGCTAATCTTTGAAATGGGTGAAATGGGCATACAAAAAAAGAACACACCTCCGGGCGAATGCCGAAAGTGTGTTCCCATGTTTCATTTAATCGTTTGAGCAAGGCTGGACTACAAGCACTATGCCGCGATCAGATGACTTCAATCTTGTTGATGAGACTCCTGTTGTCGATGACGTTCATCACGACGTGCGACGCAAGTTGCTTGTTGTAGTACGCGGTTGTATACCCGTATAACAAGACTTCCTGGTCATCCACTTCTACAAAGAGTTCCCGGATGGGGGCTCCTGTTCGGCTTTTGACAAGATGGTTGATTCGTTGAGCCAGAAGCTCATGTGAATCGACGGAAAGAGTTTGGACAGTCATGAATATGCCTCCATGATAAGTGCACCAGATCCTCAATGGTGATGCGAGCTCTTTCAGCAACCACTGCCGAAACTCTCACAACACGTTCCAATAATCTGGTTGTCCACGCTTGGCCAGCCTTTTCTAATGTCTCGGTTCTATCCACTGCTCTCTTTCAAAAGCAGTGAGGGGATCCGAGACGCTGTCAAACGAGACGATCAAAATCGCACAGCATGAACCGATCATCGATCAACTCCATTTATAAAGTTCGTTCAGGATGCCGGTTGAGTGCTCAAAGCGTATTCTTGATCCGGTTTAGAATCTGGCGGGAGCGGGGCTTCTATCTCCCGTTTCATTCAGCCTTCAGATTTCAGACAAGAATCAAGAATGATAAGTAAAAGTGTTTGAAACAGTTCATCCGGTCCGGTTCGATACTGTTGCGCAAATTCCATTGCAAACGACATGCCTTAAAAGCCCATGTCACAAAATCGGTGGCGAATATTAAGCGGATAAGAATAGAGATAATGAAATACAATCGCTCTTAATTCTGACTTTACCTGCCGGATATTATTTCAACAACCACGATCTGGACATAATTGTCATTTTTTCAATAAGTAGAATACCACTCCCCGAGGTTGAGAATGCTCCCGTGTGATTACTTAGATCGAGAACTGATCGGGCTGGATCGAAATGCCTGAATTCACTAGAGTCAACATTCTCTGACAGACCCCTTACAGAGCCTATATTACCGAATGGAAATGATGATGGATCAGACTTCACGACAGTTTTTAAAAGACCTCATTCTCGCCCCCAGCCCTTCCGGGTATGAAGAACCTGTTCAGAAAGTAGTCCGAGAGTTCGCTGGTTCCTTCACCGATTCTATTTCCACCAGTTTGCACGGCAACGTCATCGCTTCCGTAAACGCCGATTCTCAGCCATCCATCTTGCTTGCCGGCCACTGTGACCAGATCGGTCTGCAGGTCAAGCACATCGACTCCGATGGTTACCTGATGGTGAACACCATCGGAGGTTGGGACATGCAAATGTTGATCGGCCAACGACTTCAAGTTTGGACAAGTAATGGTCCTGTACTGGGGGTTCTGGCCCGAAAAGCGATTCACCTGCTGACACCGGACGAACGAACCAAGGTCGCAGAACTCAAAGATATGTGGATCGATATCGGTGCCAAAGATGAAAAAGCGGCCCGTAAATTAGTCCAGATCGGTGATCCTGTGACGTTACAGTTAGTCTTCCACGAACTCCAGGACGACCTGATTACTGCCCCGG is part of the Polystyrenella longa genome and harbors:
- a CDS encoding M42 family metallopeptidase; the encoded protein is MEMMMDQTSRQFLKDLILAPSPSGYEEPVQKVVREFAGSFTDSISTSLHGNVIASVNADSQPSILLAGHCDQIGLQVKHIDSDGYLMVNTIGGWDMQMLIGQRLQVWTSNGPVLGVLARKAIHLLTPDERTKVAELKDMWIDIGAKDEKAARKLVQIGDPVTLQLVFHELQDDLITAPGIDDKTGLWIVMEALRRVAAGKSTVGVHAASTVQEEIGLRGVRTAAYSVNPTLGLAVDVTHATDCPTVDPKEHGDVKIGKGPVLFRGPNINPVVFSRLKQIAEDNKIPVQIVAIGRPAGNDGNAMQLNKAGCAVGIIGVPNRYMHSPVEIASWGDLDHSAELISLFCQEVKADDDFTP